ACACTTTCCTGGGCACCTGGGAGGTGAGTTGCTTCGTTACTTCCCAACTACCTGAATCGGTTCCATCCATCTAACATATACACCCACTCCAAAAACCTCAGATTGTCTGCTGCACGTTCGAGGGAAAGCGGGAGCTGTCCGGTCTAGAGGGGTAAGCTAATCCTGAAGAAGCGTAGAGTCATCCTAATATTCTCCGACACAGCATTAAGTTCCGCCTGGACGACACCAGTGACATTACGTGGTACAACGACCTGGTCAGCCCGCTACCGGAATCCAAAGACTGTGGCACCTTCTGCGAATCGGCCAGTGTTCTCTTTAGCTGCGAGACCTTCGATGTCCACGAGATCAATCCGCGCCTGGTCTTCGGCGCCTTTGCCGGCCACAGCATCGAGTTCAGcgtaagtattatatatgtacatatgtgcacCTTCTGCAAAGCCCTTTGGTTAACCTTTGACCTTTGCCATACGCAGACCAACACCTTAACGCCGACTGATACGCTGGTGCTCAGTTGCGAGAACTGGTATGCCGTGGAGTGCAAGCGCCTGCAGGACAACCAAGCCGCTGGTCAGGAGAAGCAACTGAGCTTCGGCGAGGCCCTGCAGGAGTCCTACTTCAGCGACGTGATGGTGAAGAGCTCCAGTGGCCTGGAGTACGCCCTGCACGCCTCCATACTGCGGCTCAATGGCTTCGATTGCAGCATGTGCGTGAACAGTGCCCCGTCATCGGCTGCCGCTCGTCCTGCGACCAGGTCCTGTCACAGTGGACCGAACACCCCGAATCCCATACGGATCTCTGTGGCGCCGGCGGCCAACGACGATGGGCACGAGAAGTCCCTGCCGCGCCTGAATCTCTCGCCCATTTACCTGCAACCGCCGTGCGACTTTCAGACCATGCCCTCGTCCGGCTTGGGCGCCCAGCGGATGCATCAATTCAGCAGCAGCTTCAATTGCCTGAGCAACGGCAACGCCGGGGACTCGGAGTCGGTGGTCAGGACCACGGGTCTGCTGAGCCTCGAGtgtggcggcggtggcggtaTGTATCGTCTGCCGCCCACTTCGCATTCGGATTCGCACCTGGAGACATCGCAGTCGCACTGCAAGAACATCTTTAACTTCTGCCAGGATCTGATGCTGCAGCCAACGCCGACGCCCATGCCGCCGACCACTGGTCTGGCCATCTGCAGCATCCGGAGGCCACCACTATCGCCGTACCGTGCCCGGAGTCCCTCTCCTTTTCCCAGCTCCATGGACACGCCGCCATCGTCGCCGCTGACGCCCGTGGGCGTGCTGTGTAATCTGCCCAACTTCCTGCTGGGCCCCATCCTGCACTGGCTGTACACGGAGTCCCTGCTTCCGGACCTGGACGAGGATGTGTGCGAGAAGCTCATCAGCTTCGCGGAACTGCAGCCATCGCTTACCAAGCTGGTGGAGCCGACACGCAAGTACCTGCGGCTGATACGACTCAAGAAGTGTAAGCATTATAAAGCCTATATCCGGTGTATATCAGCGTAACTGCTTACGGATTGCTTTTAGTTGTGGTCAATGTAACAATGGATCTGCACGGCATTCTCAATCGGGTCATACAGTGCATCAATCCCGGGAACATAACCCGCGATCCGGCGCAACTATATGCAACCTTTCAGGATGCCTTGCGCGAGTGTGCCATAGGTGAGTCACTGGGATATCAGTTATCCAGGTTCTATAGGAGTATGCATCTTTTTAGGCTGCGCCAAGGTGCTACAGTTCTGCAATATCTTCATTACGGACGCCGCTCACATGACGCGATATCAGAAGAACGAAATCGTCAAGTACATCCGCACCCGCATTCCCATCTTCATGTCGCAAGttcagcagctgctgcagaaCGTTCTCGGAGTCTTTGTGGGTCTGAGTGTGGACGAGAAAGCCGAGCTGGTTAATTACCTAGTACCTGAAGTGAGTTAGGAGGGCACAAATGACTGTATACCAGGCCAGAGAACTAATCCATTCTATCCAACAGATCGAATCAACCTTATTTGTATTGACCGCTGTGATAGAGGAAATCAAAAACTCACTGGAAATCATGTGTAAGGTGAGTTGGGCTTGGGATTAGCTGGAGTTGCCAAAGCAGTAATAACTATTTTCCCCTAACAGGACCTTAAATGCTCCCACTTGGATCTGCccctacaacaacaacaggcgGAAGATGCTATTGTCATGCAACTGCAGATTGCCGATGGAGGCGAACCCTCGCCACGTCCTCGTCGCGGTGCTCCAGTGGGTCTAACGCTCTACGATAATCTCTCGGACAAGCAGCGCCTAAGTTCGGCGGAAAACGATCTGAAGTTTGTGCTCTACATGTACGAGGTGCGGAAAATGCGCGACATTTACGGCAGGATTGTGGCGGCGCTCGAAATAATCAAGGACAAGAAGTGGGTAACCGTGGACCATGGTTGGGATAACCAACTTATGATCTCTAAATCATTGCAGGACTACGTTCTGCGAAATGGATTTCCTGAGCAAAAGCAGCACAATCAACCAGAACCTCGAGCAACTGATTATGGACATTCCCGCTTACATCTTCATCGTGGAGAACCTGTCCGATCGACTGGACGACAAGCTGGGCTGGAAGGAGTTCAAATTCTGCTTCAAGCTGGCCACCAGTCAGATCGTAAGCTACCTGGTCCACTTGGATGGCTAAGATCTCCAGTTCATGCTCTTAATACTTTACAGAATGGCGTCATTGCCAAGCTACTGGACCACAAGGACGCCCTGCGGGACGCCATTAGTCAGATCTGCATGCTGGTGCGCAAACAGGAGTTCACTCAGTCCGTGATTGAGCTGGGATTGCTGGACGACACCTGCATGCTGTCGAACAATCTGAAAATGGCTGATCACGAGAACAACCTAAATCAGGGCCTGAGCGAGAAGGATGCAATGTATCTGGATCGCAAACAATACTATGATTACAATAGCATTAAGGTAATGCTATAATTGCTATATCTCAAACAGTTATCTGACTAACGATCGTGATTTTGCCTTCAGTTAAACCTCATTCGGCACCTCTGTGAGCCACCCATAGCCGCCAGCAGCAATCTCTCGAAGAACGCCCTACGCCTGCTGCACTCCACCCAGCTGGCCGACATGGAGTTCGAGGTTCACACCTACGCACCCACGCCTGGTGCTGCCAAGGCAGGAGGCGGAACTGAAGCGGTTCCTGAAACCGCTGAGCCGGCAGCAAAAGTCCTGCAGGTGCACAGCTTCAAGGCACATCGGGTGATCGTTGCCGCTCGCTGTGAGTGGTTCAAGAAGGCCCTGATGTCGGGCATGCAGGAGTCGATCAACCGGAAGGTCATCATCACGGACACCTCACCCGTGATCTTCCGGCGCCTGCTCCTCTATCTCTACGGCGCTCCTATTGATCGTACAGTTGGTGCCGAACAGGTGTGCGAGCTTATGCTCCTGGCAGATCGATACTCTATAGATGATCTTAAGGTAAGAGATGGGTACTCCAGCACTCTCAAGTACTATAGCAAATATGTGTACGTCGAACAGGAATTGTGCGAAAACACCCTATACTCTCTCATTGACGAGGACTCCGTGGTCTGCCTACTGGGAATAGCCGATCGCTATATGGCCACCGCTTTAAAGTCGAAATGTCTTTCTTTTCTCTCGCAACATGCGCAACTGACCAAGTGTGAAATATTCAAGGAATTGCCGCAGACACTTCAGGTGAGCACATGGATACGAATGAGCGAATAAACTTGCATCACATTAATGCACCATCCTTTCAGCTGGAGGTTATGGATTTGATACACTGGTTCGGACGGGTCTCGGAGCCGTGGAACGATCGCGGCTTTAAGCCGCGGAGCAGCTCGCGCCACAGCCTAAAGAGTCCTTCGAAGCCACGCTCGAGATCGCGCAAGTCCTCGCCCTCCTACATGTGACGCCGACAAAGCGCCATTGAACACACGAATGCCAACTTCTTGTGATAATTTTAGAAGACTTCGCTATCCAGATCAGATGGATTAAATAGTCAGTAAGGCGGGGAGAGGAGCATGGCAACCAAGGACGAGCGATGCCATGAGTTTAGACTTTACAGGGCGAGAAGATTGCTTAAATCACTTACAGGAATGACCGGGACTCGGCCTTTCGTCTCCGATTAGGTGAAATATATCACCGGAGCAGAAGGAATATTCCCAAATATCAAGCCAAACGAAATGGGCAAACATGACCTGATTTTAATGCGTTTTACTTAGTTCACTAGTAGATAGATAGGATTTTGTCGtataatttacatttttttctcTCGAATGCTTTCATTTATGTAGGAAACCTGTTTCCACAAGTGTAAGTCACTAAAACAGTCGAATTTGTCCGATTACAACAGCAAAAAGCAAATATCGAATAAGTATAGAATGAGAACCATTTGACAGACACGTTATGTAAATACACAAGTGAGTAGCGTagaaaaacttttcgaaaacaCACTCCttatttcgaaattttttCTGTTTGTGGTCCACTTGTGGCATAGGTTAGATGTACACTTATATTCCGATGACGTGTAGGTAGAATCTAGTCCTTTGGAAATGCCAAAGTGAATAATTGTTTTGTATTGGACTAACGTAATATTGACAAAATGCATATTTCCAATATTTTCGGTTCACCGAAGATTGTGGGCTACACTATTGTAAACTAACTAGTGTATTTTGACATATAGACacatattaaatttaaaactagACTATTTACCACGTGGCGTATCCTCAAAAGGTGTTATGAGAAAATTCGGCGGATTTTATGTATGACAGCAGCGTATTTTTTCATTCGATTTGAAAGCGTATCAAATTAACAGAATATGTGTACAAATATTATGtgtaaattatattattgtaCTAATTCAATACATTTCTTGTTGTCTTTTTAAAACATATCACAACCTAACTCTTTTTATTAGATACAGATTATAAAAATGTACGTATGTAAgcaacgcaaaaaaaaaaacatttgtttTAGCCGTTTGTGGGAGGTATTAATGGAAATAAATGCGTTAAAACGGAAATGTCTGAATGGTATGATATAAAAGACAGGTTAGATATACTGAGTTTTAACGAAATTAACAAATTGTGAATCTCCATGTTGCGAGAAACTTTAATTTTTCATACTATACATAatacaaaaatgttttatttatgagtgaAAGTCAAATTTCTAACGGCCCATGGAGTGGGATGAGCAATAATCTCTAGCACTGCAGTAACGAGTACTTAACAGGTAAAGTTCAAAGTTCACGTATTTAAATGTTGTAACCGCCAAGTTAAGCGCAAGGTAATGAAACGTTGGAAATGAAGCAACGAGTAAGATTCGTTACACATTGATAGGCATTTCAAAGATCAAATGAATTTTAGCATTTCCTTGTATTTTGCTTAATATGAACACATGCTTATAATTATACCAGTCACTCGCAGAGCAAGAGGGTATACTAGGCTATACTTcgtgaaaagtatgtaacaggcagaaggaagcgtttccgaccatatataTTCCtaatcaggatcaatagccgagttgatctggccatgtccgtatgaacgtcgagatctcaggaactataaaagttaGAAGGTTTAGATGAAGCATACAGATTTTAGAGACATACACGCAgagcaagtttgttgacccatgttgtcacgcccactctaacgcctaCAAACCGAACAAAACTACCACGCCACACTTCTGAAAAACggtttgatattttttcacagtCCTATTTGTCTGgcaaatttctatcgatttgcaaaaaaaacaaaaacaaacaaaaaaaaaaacgatttgtcacgcccactctaactcCCTAAAACCACCCAAAACTGCCAGAACCACTTTTTGATAGTTTTTCATAATCTTATTAGTCTTCATAACTTCTATCGCTtttcacgcccacacttttgtataattttaaaatgttttctcattttattccccattatcttcgatatcccagaaaaatgatgcGATTTCGCCTTAACAGGCAAGCTTTATGATAAATATTCGATAAGTAATTGGAATTGCCGTAACGAGTATCCGTTTAGTTACATCAAGTGAATTGCCGtaagttttaaaaaataacgAGTATTACATTCGCGATAGAGATGGCCAAAAAAGCGATAGTTGTAAGGAGTCGTAATTTCGTGCAATCTTCCTCTTCCAGTGGCAAAGTTCGCGGGCAGCCTAGCTTTTCCAGCGGGCCGCGGGCACTGGTTTTTCCGACTGCGTTGCCACAGGGCTGACCGCAGCTTTTCCACCCGAGAAACTTGGCGCTGGCGCTCTCGCTATCGCTACTCTCTCTGCCGCTCTCTTCTTGATTCGTTTCGATTCGCTCGTTGGCATTCGGGTTGCCGAAAAATGgagactgctgctgctggcgctgTTGGCGCAGGAAaatccattttccattttcctacATGCGGACACTGGCTCAAAGTATCGTGTGCGGCGGACGTCCTTGTCGTGCGTGCGTCGTTTGCTCGCGCTGACGGTGTTTTTTTGCGTTGGGTTCAGGGAGCACATCCACATCGCATCGGGCAACATGGAGACATAAGCACCAGCTAGGCGGAATAACAAGAAGGCCCAACTAGAAGAAGAATAGAAGAACTCTGTATTTTGCAATCGCACAATTGGAATTTCGAATCGATTTATATAGTGTTGTGTGTTCCTTGCGGTTCGTGGTGTGCTGCATTTTCGGAAGATGCctggttttttctttttgtttagtgagattttctcctatttttttatcaatttcgGTGAGAGTGCTGTgcaacgaaagggaatacgcaAAAACGATTTTTTGTAGAAAGTCGCGAGAGTCCCCGAAGGAGAAGGCCATACATAGAAACGaaaaggagaaggaaaagCGAAAACGAAGCAAAGGCAGCGCAATAAGGTAGCAAAAGAAGACAAAAAAAGGAggataaaaaaaaacgatgTATTTGTTTGTGTGCGAAAGTGCGAACACCGTTAGTTATGCTAACATTGACAGTGAAAATGTGAACAATACGCGGAGAAAAGAGAATCGTCTGCATgtggaaaatatgaaaagtgcCCAATAATACATTTTCACTTGACCCAGACGCtggtatgtgtgtgtttgtgggaGTGTGTGCTGCGAGTGtgcacaccaacacacacaattTGTGGTGTGGCGGAGAAGACAGTGAGAGTTCCGGGAGAAGTTGCGAACCAGCTGGCTCGGTGGacgtaaatatttaattgcccACTGGGTGTATgggtgtatgtatgtgtatacaCTCGGTTGTATAAAAATACGGAAATGTGTGTACTTGgtgatttttgtttattgtatGTTATTGCAAACGAATTTCGAATAGCCAAAGGTGTGAGAGTTCAACGAAAGCAACAaaaagagcagcagcagcggccaAGTCCTGAACTCCCCAAGTGAAATAACTGTTTTTGCGCAAAGTTTTCTGccgttattgttgttgttgttgttactgctgctgctgctgctgctatcTGGTTGTTGATATTGTtgttgcacacacacacaaacaggcACCCTAGCAAAATCATCATCAATTACGCCCCCTCCATAGAAAAACCGGAGAgtgtgtgcgtatgtgtgcGCCTATCAAAGCTCTCTCTTCgcccacactcacacacacacacgcatgcaATAGCACCCGCAcccgacacacacacacacacacacacgggcGCACATAGAAATATAGTCCCCCTATAGGCACACTTTCTCTGATACTGTACCGTTTTAGTTTATTAGCTTGTATTCCCCTTCGACAGTGGTGTTCGTTGGCCAGAAAGTCTGTAAAAATGTTTGTTGATTCGATCTACAGTGGAGCCTGCCCAAGTCGATCAACGCTTTCGGCCTTACGTCAGCTTGGCTCACGAAGGCCAAAACGACCCCAAAAGTAATGGGAGACAGCTGGTTCAGCTGGGCGATGCTCCAAAACATTGCTGGTGGGGGGAAACTCCAAACTTAACCTTGATGTTTTCATTGTCTACTGTTGATGTGAGCACTGTTCTCTTGGCTTATAACTTCGAAGTTATGCCAAAATACGATTTGTTTACGAACTTTGTACGCGGTACTAACATGAAGTTCGAACACTTAAATATCAGTTGTAGTTCTCGATAATCGCCAGTGGTCATAGATGACAACTTACTCATAACCTTAAAAATCGGCGAGAGGTGTTTGAAAGTATGCAACTAATAACATTCTGCACCATTATGGGCAATTCCTGTGTAACCCTCGAATGATTGTTATCTCAATGCCTTATCGTCGCTATTAGATATACACTACACTGATCCCCAACAGGTATTGTTTATCTTTTCCTCTTCGTACGCACGTGAAATTCTTTTCAGCAAATTCCGAGATGTGTGTGAGTTCATGTGCGTAGTCATAAGTTATAGAAAACGGCCAATTACTCTCCCTGGGTAAAATTGATTGGACGTCTAGTCGATCCATGAACTGCCCTTAAATTAAAGTTCTATTACGAATAAGTAGTTCGATATCGATGTGAATGGGTGTATGGTACCGTACCGTACCCATGGTACACTTCCATTATCGCATGTCTAGCCAAATATGTTTGATGGCTCGGCCTTATTTTATGGCATCCGAATATCGAAAGAGTACAAACAAATTTAGCCCCGGCCAGCAAGTACATACCAAATCCAGACGTGGCAGTGTTGATTCCCCATTCCACACTGCACACTGTTATTTTCGCATTTACGGCGTAATTACTCAGCCAGATCTTGATGGAAAACGGCGGAGCGATCGCCACTACACTCATCTGTAGACAGCCCAGTTCACTCAGATGGGGCCACGACGCCCATATCACATGACCAGGCGGCTCTACAAATCCGCAGAGGATTAGTCTTATAAAATTTGGCCGGTAGTAAGATAAGCTTCTTaaagatatatagatataacCGTTCGGTCATTCCCAACAAGATTCCCTTTGTTCATTAACGTACAGTTTAACTAAGCTGTTTCGTGCAAATTCCTTTATAtttcatatacatatttccatttaattgGTAGCCTTAAGCCCTTTGAAATTCCAAATAACAGCTCCTTTAGACTTCGTTTAAAATAGATTTCATGATTTCCAAGTATTCCTGTGGCCTCTTTAGTGATTAACGACTATTGTTATGCCAATGCAGCGCAGGAGGTCGAGTGGTAAATGCCAGGATCTGTATCTAATCAGTTTTGGGAAGCCGTTCCAGCGTGCTGCATAGTCTTAGTTCCGATGCACTGCTGCAGTTGTGGGCTCTCAAGGTGGGCATTGTGGGGTGGTCGTGGGCGTAGGCGGCAGCGTCAGTGTTTCGGTGGCCTTGACCAAAGTAATGTGTGGGAAGATTAAATCCTCAAAAGAACGTAAACAATGGGGCATCTTAAAGTAATCCTTTAACAAAGCCCCCTGCTTAAGGCAACTCGAGAGCCCAGCAGCCAGCTGTAATCGCATCAACTGCGCCGTGCAACCAGAGCACCATTGCACGAGATGGTAATCAATATCAATGCAAAGATAAGCTCCTACCACTGCGAACTGTGGGCATCTTGAGTTTCCTGAGTTTCCTCAGTTTCCCCAGTTTCCCCAGTTACCCCAGTTTCCTCAGAGTTCCCAGTGCCCAATAGTCGGGGTAGCCAGGGCTCAGTGCTCAGTACTTAGTACTCAGTGCTCGGGGTGCAGCATTCAGCACTGCGAGGGACGACTAAATGCTGCTTCAGAGTCAATTTGCATCCCGTGTCGGTGTGTTGTGTGTGGCCCAGAACACAAGGATATGTGTGTGCTTTCTCATAGTTAATTCAGCCTTGTTTACGAGTTGGTTAAGTTGGCCAAGAGGCTCGCACTTGTTTACTTTAAAGGTTTATTGTTCATTGCATTGTGGCGCATATAGGGCAGCTGGTGGGATCAGGATTTCATGTAGCAGGCGCAATCCTATGTGATAAATATAAGTAAGAAATAATATATCCCACATGTGTATCGCAAGCTCGTCGAGCTCATTAAGtacttatttatttgtacAATCGGTTATTAAGAGGTCCACAGCTGTGGACAGACAATCGAAACGCCCAGatttgtttattatgtttGGCAATTTTTCATCGACTGCCAGATTCCGAGTTCCAATTGCAAGTGTTTTTTTGTTGGGGAGTAGCGGCCAAATTGTGGTTGGGCGGGTCCACAAAGACACATAATACCAGCCGTATGTAATAAAAAGTGGGCAAACCCGATGTGCAgcaaattaataaacttttgCTAACTGTGCGAGCATGTAACATTGGCACAAAAAACCAGAAGCTAAGGCAAAAAGGAGCAAAAGGCAGCCAGAGAGTCAACAGCGAGAAGagcaagaacaacaaggaCTGCAGGCAGGAAACCTCCCTCGCAAACGGAAACTCATTTGCCAACAGTTTGAAACCAACTTCCGGCCCAGTAACGACGACAACGACAAGGGCAGCCGCCTGCGACAAATGCATGACAAAAGTCACATTTAAATGGGCGAAGGGGGGTGGTGGTGCGGGTTGTGGGGGCGGGCACTTCACGTGGGCGGGGCTGGTGGGGAAAACGCTTCAACAGTGGCGGCAACAAAGCCCAACAAAATCAGCGCTACTTATCAAAATTAGAACAGCAAATCTcggcaaacaaattaaatatagtAAAGCAAACTTTCCCACTCGCTGTTTGccatatacatatgcacacatatatatatatatatgcgatgtatatatataaatatatatatatatgtgcatatatatgCGCCAGCACAGGAAGTCCGTAAAGCCCTCATAATGCCTCTGTGCTGCTGTTCGGTAACTGGAATAAAGCGttccaattattattatttttcggGGAAATGTCTGGAGTTGAGCCAAATGCATCGGGaaattgattattattttctcGCTTAGTTTTGAGCTGTTGTTTTTCGGGCTAAAGTATAGGTAAATAAATACCATCTAAGTATGTAGTGCGATTTCCAGATAAGTTTAGGCGCCTTGAAAGCAACCTATACCACCTGATTAGGAATGCAGATGAATTATGAGCTTAGAGCTCGCATTGTTGATTGGTATTCCAAGAAATCGCTCCGAAAATATCCCCCATGAATGGGAAAACCACATTTGTTCAGCCTGAAATTGTGCAGATTTTTGCAGAATTGCAAACGCAAACAATTCGAAAGCTCGGAAGTTTGCCGTAAAGTCCCCGATTTGCCCAGCAAATTGCTGAAGTACGCAAATGCATGCGTGTGTCCTTTGAGTGGGTCGCCATCATCGCTAAGTACGCACCGGGCACGTCTTACGTAATTGAATTAAATCCTTTTTAATTTGCTAGAAGCGGCCACTCGGCACATACATAAGGTGGGCACCTAATGCTCTGCCCGAGCATGAGCCTAGAGCTCCAGAGCTCCGCTTGATTGACAAATGAACAAATCGATGCGGAAAGACAGCGCACGGAGTGCATTATTGATTGGATTGAAATGGCCCCGGGGATGTTTAAATTGACTTTATCGCCTCGCAGTCCAGCGGGCATATCTAGAGAAGGCTTTAAGAAGCTACAACACATTCTCATTTCTGGAGCCAAGTGTTGCGAGAATgccaaaaagtatgcagcgAAAATGAAACAACTTTCGAACTCAGCTAGTGCATACTTTTGGACACCTTCATACGTGTTTTGTATGCAATGACTACACCATCGCATTTCTTGAAGGCTTTGAAAAAGCTACAAGTTCTTATTtcgaaaacaaattattattgGTATAAATTAGGTATTAGTATCATTTGGAATTTCACAGAaaagtattgcatacttttggatACCTTTCTAGTTCTTTTTCCTGCGACTCCACTGATGGAATAGCTTCACAAATAAATGGCTTAAAAGCTATCAAGAACCTACGCATTCTACTttggaaaacaaataaaattagtATCAAATTAAGCAAACTTAactattgcatacttttggatACCTTTATAGGTGTTTTCCTGTGGCTGTTACCCTACTCTGTTACAATAGCTTCAGTAACGAATTTCTTGGAGGCTTTCATTCTCATTtggaaaacaaattaaaattagtaTCATTTTGTGGCCAAAATTGAAGCTCTTTCAATCGGAgccattgcatacttttgaacaCCTGTATAGAGGATTTCCCCAATGATATTGTGTACTTCAAAAATCTCCCCACTcctaaatatatgtatatttaggGGCGTTGTTCGCCTGCATCTTATAGTTACCAATATTGGTGTCACAGACCCATTTTTCTGCCAATTTAAGCCCAACAGCCTTTGTTGTTTTCAAACGCTATCATTAAAGGAGGCGCAGTAAACCTGGCACATTGGAGTCGCACGCGAGCGGCTCCACTGCTACATATATCCACTGGTATTTGACTGGAGCGGAAAGAGGTCGATAGGGCAAAGTGCGTTTGTTAATGACAAAATGGTTATACAAGTTTGCCGCGGGCACGCAACTACAAATAACAAGATTGAAAAGCTCGCTCGGCGAGCCAAAAGTCGAATACCCTCGCAGCTGCATAACAATTTGTTATATTGTTAGTTGGAAAATCATTTTGAAAGGCCACTACACTCGGGAGCATTTATGCtggaaatatatgtatgtacatgggATATAGTCATGAAACTAAAGAGGTAACCTCAAGGATATAAAAAATAGTATCCTGTATATTGCTATCCTTTCTGTGAGGTAGGTAAGTCGCAGAGGCCAGCTTAAAACGTGGAGAATGGGGTAAATTGTTCAATTTGGCCCAGAAAAACGTATTTCCGTTTAAATTCCGGGTTAAGGTGGGAGTTCCCGCCAGCAGCACTTGACTGCTGAAGGTACTTAAAAAGATGTctgaaagtatgcaataaaaaATGACGTCGTTTTTGAATGAATGCCTGAAATGATCAAGTTAGTtggcttgtttgtttgtaCACAAACAGTAGCTGCATATAAACTGATGTATTTTCTGTACGCCTTTTGTAGGTTTTCACCTGCACACACCGCCTTTAAAGTCCTGACACTGAATACCCGCCATTTGGAGGCCATGAAAGCGGGCTATTTATGGATCGAATAAGTAAAAGGAGTCCCAATCAATTTAAACACCAGTTCAGCATCTTGCGGTGGTTGCTACAGCAAGCTGGCCGAGAAGAGGGCACTCCACAAGGGCTTC
The Drosophila mauritiana strain mau12 chromosome X, ASM438214v1, whole genome shotgun sequence DNA segment above includes these coding regions:
- the LOC117148247 gene encoding uncharacterized protein LOC117148247 produces the protein MALVHTFLGTWEIVCCTFEGKRELSGLEGIKFRLDDTSDITWYNDLVSPLPESKDCGTFCESASVLFSCETFDVHEINPRLVFGAFAGHSIEFSTNTLTPTDTLVLSCENWYAVECKRLQDNQAAGQEKQLSFGEALQESYFSDVMVKSSSGLEYALHASILRLNGFDCSMCVNSAPSSAAARPATRSCHSGPNTPNPIRISVAPAANDDGHEKSLPRLNLSPIYLQPPCDFQTMPSSGLGAQRMHQFSSSFNCLSNGNAGDSESVVRTTGLLSLECGGGGGMYRLPPTSHSDSHLETSQSHCKNIFNFCQDLMLQPTPTPMPPTTGLAICSIRRPPLSPYRARSPSPFPSSMDTPPSSPLTPVGVLCNLPNFLLGPILHWLYTESLLPDLDEDVCEKLISFAELQPSLTKLVEPTRKYLRLIRLKKFVVNVTMDLHGILNRVIQCINPGNITRDPAQLYATFQDALRECAIGCAKVLQFCNIFITDAAHMTRYQKNEIVKYIRTRIPIFMSQVQQLLQNVLGVFVGLSVDEKAELVNYLVPEIESTLFVLTAVIEEIKNSLEIMCKDLKCSHLDLPLQQQQAEDAIVMQLQIADGGEPSPRPRRGAPVGLTLYDNLSDKQRLSSAENDLKFVLYMYEVRKMRDIYGRIVAALEIIKDKKTTFCEMDFLSKSSTINQNLEQLIMDIPAYIFIVENLSDRLDDKLGWKEFKFCFKLATSQINGVIAKLLDHKDALRDAISQICMLVRKQEFTQSVIELGLLDDTCMLSNNLKMADHENNLNQGLSEKDAMYLDRKQYYDYNSIKLNLIRHLCEPPIAASSNLSKNALRLLHSTQLADMEFEVHTYAPTPGAAKAGGGTEAVPETAEPAAKVLQVHSFKAHRVIVAARCEWFKKALMSGMQESINRKVIITDTSPVIFRRLLLYLYGAPIDRTVGAEQVCELMLLADRYSIDDLKELCENTLYSLIDEDSVVCLLGIADRYMATALKSKCLSFLSQHAQLTKCEIFKELPQTLQLEVMDLIHWFGRVSEPWNDRGFKPRSSSRHSLKSPSKPRSRSRKSSPSYM